One Glycine max cultivar Williams 82 chromosome 3, Glycine_max_v4.0, whole genome shotgun sequence DNA window includes the following coding sequences:
- the LOC100788263 gene encoding probable WRKY transcription factor 12 codes for MEGGERGVNPNNYELQVSFANTPQAIHEMGFVQFEENQVLSFLAPSAQSQSSQLSQSLNAGNGGSNTAVAAATTTATATTSGSGATIGFSHNDLVSRTCWNNNEQVRTLDPKAVNDENCTGNTSDGGNNSWWRSAGSEKNKMKVRRKLREPRFCFQTRSDVDVLDDGYKWRKYGQKVVKNSLHPRSYYRCTHNNCRVKKRVERLSEDCRMVITTYEGRHNHSPCDDSNSSEHECFTSF; via the exons ATGGAAGGAGGAGAGAGAGGTGTTAATCCCAATAATTATGAGCTCCAAGTTTCATTCGCAAACACCCCTCAAGCCATCCATGAAATGGGTTTTGTTCAATTTGAAGAAAACCAGGTTCTTAGCTTCTTGGCACCCTCTGCTCAATCCCAATCTTCTCAGCTCTCTCAATCTCTAAACGCCGGCAACGGTGGCAGCAATACTGCTGTTGCTGCCGCTACCACAAccgccaccgccaccacctccgGATCCGGAGCAACAATTGGTTTCAGCCATAATGACCTTGTATCCAGAACTTGTTGGAATAATAATGAACAG GTGCGAACACTGGATCCCAAAGCTGTCAATGATGAAAATTGCACCGGAAATACTAGTGATGGTGGCAACAACTCATG GTGGAGAAGTGCTGGCtcagagaagaacaagatgaaagtgAGGAGGAAGCTGAGGGAGCCACGGTTTTGTTTCCAAACAAGAAGTGATGTAGATGTGCTTGATGATGGTTATAAATGGAGGAAGTATGGTCAGAAAGTTGTCAAGAATAGCCTTCACCCaag AAGCTACTACCGCTGTACCCATAACAACTGTAGGGTGAAGAAAAGAGTTGAACGACTCTCTGAAGATTGTCGTATGGTAATAACTACCTATGAAGGCAGACACAACCACTCTCCTTGTGATGACTCAAATTCATCGGAACATGAATGTTTCACCTCTTTTTGA